From Vigna unguiculata cultivar IT97K-499-35 chromosome 5, ASM411807v1, whole genome shotgun sequence, the proteins below share one genomic window:
- the LOC114183744 gene encoding calcium-binding protein CML42 yields the protein MVMGPEKITLAAPSPSFRLRCKSLNSLRLRRIFDMFDKNGDCMITVSEISQALSLLGLDADMQELETMTQSYIRPGNEGLTYDDFVSLHESLGDTYFGFVQSEEEEQQESDLWEAFKVFDENGDGYISAKELQVVLGKLGLVEGNMIDNVHRMIGSVDTNHDGRVDFYEFKEMMRATILPTS from the coding sequence ATGGTAATGGGACCGGAGAAGATCACCCTCGCCGCGCCCTCGCCCTCGTTCCGCCTCCGGTGCAAGAGCCTGAACTCGCTCCGCCTCCGCCGCATCTTCGACATGTTCGACAAGAACGGCGACTGCATGATCACGGTGAGCGAGATCAGCCAGGCGCTGAGCCTGCTGGGCCTGGACGCGGACATGCAGGAGCTGGAGACGATGACGCAGTCGTACATCCGCCCCGGGAACGAGGGCTTGACCTACGACGATTTCGTGAGCCTCCACGAGAGCCTGGGCGACACCTACTTCGGCTTCGTCCAGAGCGAGGAAGAGGAGCAGCAGGAGTCGGACCTGTGGGAGGCCTTCAAGGTGTTCGACGAGAACGGCGACGGCTACATCTCCGCCAAGGAGCTTCAGGTCGTCCTCGGAAAACTCGGCCTGGTGGAAGGCAACATGATCGACAATGTCCACCGCATGATTGGGTCCGTCGATACCAACCACGATGGCCGCGTCGATTTCTACGAGTTCAAGGAGATGATGCGCGCCACCATTCTCCCCACTTCTTGA
- the LOC114183333 gene encoding protein PIN-LIKES 6, whose amino-acid sequence MAAVERILLALQNEGAGGESFLGSIRIAVLPIVKVFTMCALGLLMASKYVDILHASGRKLLNGLVFTLLLPCLIFSQLGQAVTLQKMLDWWFIPMNVVLGSAAGSLIGFIVATIIRPPYPFFKFTIVQIGIGNIGNVPLVLLAALCRDPSNPFGDSEKCSKDGTAYISFGQWVGAIILYTYVFNMLAPPPEGTFDIDNESLPLKSTSMGDTTPEQLPLLVREEGVSTTSQNTSKKWEIKALLAYVYEKLKLKQILQPPIIASILAMVLGAVPFFKQLIFTPDAPLFFFTDSCMILGEAMIPCILLALGGNLIDGPGSSKLGFRTTAAIIFARLLLVPPVGIGIVILADKLGFLPPDDKMFRFVLFLQHSMPTSILAGAVANLRGCGKDAAAVLFWVHIFAIISMAGWIILFLYILF is encoded by the exons ATGGCAGCGGTGGAGAGGATTTTGTTGGCCCTGCAGAATGAGGGTGCAGGAGGAGAATCTTTTTTGGGGTCAATAAGAATTGCTGTGTTGCCCATAGTTAAAGTGTTCACCATGTGTGCTTTGGGGCTCCTCATGGCTTCCAAGTATGTTGACATTCTGCATGCTTCTGGAAGAAAGCTTTTGAATGGG CTGGTGTTTACACTTTTGCTACCTTGCTTGATATTCTCCCAATTGGGACAAGCTGTGACCTTGCAGAAGATGCTTGATTG GTGGTTTATTCCTATGAATGTTGTTCTGGGTTCTGCAGCAGGCTCACTCATTGGTTTTATTGTTGCCACCATCATCCGTCCTCCGTACCCTTTCTTCAAGTTTACAATTGTACAAATTGGAATTG GGAATATTGGGAATGTTCCACTTGTTCTGCTTGCTGCTTTATGTCGAGACCCATCCAATCCCTTTGGTGACTCAGAAAAGTGTAGCAAAGATGGAACTGCCTATATATCATTTGGCCAGTGG GTTGGTGCTATCATCCtatatacatatgtatttaATATGTTAGCACCTCCTCCAGAAGGCACATTTGATATTGATAATGAAAGTCTTCCCTTAAAGAGCACTTCAATGGGTGATACTACACCTGAACAACTTCCGTTGCTCGTTAGGGAAGAGGGGGTCAGTACAACATCTCAAAATACATCAAAGAAGTGGGAG ATTAAAGCCCTATTGGCGTATGTATATGAGAAGTTAAAGCTTAAGCAAATTCTTCAACCTCCTATCATTGCATCA ATCCTTGCCATGGTACTTGGGGCAGTTCCATTTTTCAAGCAACTGATCTTTACACCTGATGCTCCACTGTTCTTCTTCACCGACAGCTGCATGATTCTTGG GGAGGCCATGATTCCTTGCATTCTGTTGGCTCTGGGAGGCAACCTTATTGATG GACCTGGAAGTTCAAAACTTGGTTTTCGAACAACTGCTGCTATTATTTTTGCCCGGTTACTTTTAGTACCTCCTGTTGGAATTGGGATTGTCATATTGGCTGACAAGTTAGGTTTTCTTCCCCCTGACGATAAGATGTTTCGATTTGTCTTGTTCCTTCAGCATTCCATGCCAACATCTATCCTTGCAG GTGCTGTTGCTAATTTAAGAGGATGTGGAAAGGATGCAGCAGCTGTACTGTTTTGGGTTCATATATTTGCTATAATCTCTATGGCAGGATGGATTATTCTATTTCTATACATACTTTTCTGA
- the LOC114185349 gene encoding uncharacterized protein LOC114185349, producing MAANSGNISFASSQSGSQSHGDTDSVHVAVCSLCQKVLSHDNEMASDLASHGVCGDCKFLLLEDFGNHTFTQSSRRRLRGRLRHNSSESVDNSFSQQIPHVLSTVRQYQSPASGEDDQLLDGDTPAWSMPYASTHTTPSGSRRWRHVLSDTDSDGFDNWTSLYGENESSVSFRRYRVPHGETDSFSHSAYGGDSDISMDTHSFVGTGVFNLPDEFDSDTDIDPMHAGHGQWISDEDDEEEDEDGEEEEEEEEEEDDDDDDDEEEEEDREWELAEAEEAEATARLQIFFTSSPSESRDRNNWEQRFNSTESEGMFSHIIRDTWQAFEDADLPHGANFGDYLDARRFEDLLEHLAENDSSRRGAPPAAVSFMKNLPRVVIGKEHEKHDELVCAICKDVLAPGTEVNQLPCSHLYHIDCILPWLSARNSCPLCRYELPTDDKDYEEGKQNIDGRNVIHERQQMDVIDDSSSDVSDGDELNEENGSSEDVSSGSTAISSTRRRGRWLFLAAAPIVSLVGIVLVLWLGNNSEIEGNRHLGSHYLSGQNQHAVHAYAAPNQRESRSRRWWCPF from the coding sequence ATGGCTGCGAATTCTGGGAACATATCATTTGCATCGTCTCAATCTGGTTCACAGTCCCATGGGGACACTGATTCTGTCCACGTTGCAGTGTGTTCCCTTTGTCAAAAGGTCCTATCACATGATAATGAGATGGCAAGCGATCTTGCTAGCCATGGTGTGTGCGGCGATTGTAAATTTTTGTTACTTGAAGACTTTGGGAATCATACATTTACCCAAAGTTCACGAAGGAGGCTTAGAGGAAGATTGAGGCACAACAGTTCTGAATCTGTGGATAATAGTTTCTCACAGCAGATTCCTCATGTTCTTAGTACGGTGAGACAATATCAATCACCTGCCTCTGGGGAGGATGATCAACTTCTGGATGGTGACACCCCAGCTTGGTCAATGCCATATGCTAGTACACACACTACCCCAAGTGGATCTAGAAGGTGGAGGCATGTTCTCTCTGACACTGACAGTGATGGTTTTGATAATTGGACGTCTCTTTATGGTGAAAATGAATCAAGTGTGAGTTTTAGACGGTATAGGGTTCCCCATGGTGAGACAGATTCTTTCTCTCACAGTGCTTATGGAGGCGACTCTGATATTTCTATGGATACTCATAGTTTTGTAGGCACTGGAGTCTTTAATTTACCAGATGAGTtcgatagtgacactgacattGATCCAATGCATGCTGGCCATGGCCAATGGATTtcagatgaagatgatgaagaagagGATGAAGATggggaggaggaggaagaagaagaagaagaagaagatgatgatgatgatgatgatgaagaagaggaggaggataGGGAATGGGAATTAGCTGAGGCTGAGGAAGCTGAAGCCACAGCCCGccttcaaatttttttcaccTCAAGTCCAAGTGAGAGCAGGGATCGCAATAATTGGGAACAGAGGTTTAATTCTACTGAATCTGAGGGAATGTTTAGCCATATAATCAGGGATACTTGGCAAGCTTTTGAGGATGCTGATTTACCTCATGGAGCAAACTTTGGGGATTATCTGGATGCTAGACGTTTCGAAGATCTGCTTGAGCATCTTGCTGAGAATGACAGCTCAAGACGAGGAGCACCTCCTGCGGCTGTGTCTTTCATGAAAAATCTTCCCCGTGTAGTCATTGGCAAAGAACATGAGAAGCACGATGAACTAGTTTGTGCCATTTGCAAGGATGTCTTGGCACCTGGCACTGAAGTAAATCAACTTCCCTGTTCTCACCTTTATCACATTGATTGCATTTTGCCATGGTTGAGTGCACGGAATTCATGCCCTCTTTGTCGTTATGAGCTTCCAACCGATGATAAGGATTATGAAGAAGGAAAGCAGAACATTGATGGTAGAAATGTGATCCATGAGAGGCAGCAAATGGATGTCATAGATGATAGTTCCTCTGATGTTTCTGATGGAGATGAGTTGAATGAAGAGAATGGTAGTAGTGAAGATGTTAGCTCAGGTTCTACCGCAATTTCTTCTacaagaagaagaggaagatggCTTTTTCTTGCTGCAGCTCCAATTGTTAGTTTAGTGGGCATTGTTCTTGTATTGTGGTTAGGCAATAACTCTGAAATTGAGGGAAATAGACATCTGGGCAGTCATTACTTATCCGGGCAAAATCAACATGCAGTACATGCTTATGCTGCTCCAAACCAGAGGGAGAGTAGAAGCAGAAGATGGTGGTGCCCATTTTAA